In Sedimentibacter sp. MB31-C6, one genomic interval encodes:
- the citF gene encoding citrate lyase subunit alpha, with the protein MAKNSVGRDIPEYIGNRKLIPYMGPFEKEPDSIIKVNKRQSKILPGESKIKSTIKDAIISSGLKDGMTISFHHHFREGDKVIGLVLTIIKELGIKNLRFAPSAVINIKNPSIVDFVKDGTISRIEASGIRGQLGDAVIEGFMDEPVVLRTHGSRPRAIESGELSIDIAFIAASASDDYGNANGFSGPNACGSLGYAMIDAKSAEKVIVITDTLVDFPCVPASISQHEVDYVVVVDEIGDSASIGKGAARVTKNPRDLLIAKNTANVIANCGYFNDGFTFLTGVGATSIACIQFLREKMIEKNIKAGAAIGGIPAAVVKLHEEGLVKVVEAVQCFDAESAKALGQSNTICECDNNVYSNVHNKGNMVNKVDIGILAALEVDTDFNVNILTGSSGEMLGGLGGGPDVAAGAQVSIVTIPLFRGRTPSIVKKVFTLCTPGETVALVVTELGVSINPKHKNYEFLKENLSKSNIKIIPIEDLQQMAEEITGTPKPIECTDKVVAVVEYRDGTVIDVIRQIKK; encoded by the coding sequence ATGGCTAAAAACAGTGTAGGAAGAGATATTCCTGAATACATAGGAAATAGAAAATTAATTCCATATATGGGTCCATTTGAAAAAGAACCTGATTCTATTATAAAAGTTAATAAAAGACAATCTAAAATTTTACCAGGTGAAAGTAAAATTAAATCAACTATAAAAGATGCAATTATTTCTAGTGGATTAAAGGATGGTATGACAATATCTTTCCATCATCACTTTAGAGAAGGTGATAAGGTAATAGGATTAGTATTAACTATAATTAAAGAGTTAGGTATAAAGAATTTAAGATTTGCACCTAGTGCGGTTATTAACATTAAAAATCCTTCAATTGTTGATTTCGTTAAAGATGGAACTATTTCAAGAATTGAAGCCAGTGGTATTAGAGGTCAATTAGGTGATGCTGTTATCGAAGGTTTTATGGATGAGCCAGTAGTACTTCGTACACATGGTAGTCGTCCTAGAGCTATTGAATCAGGGGAACTTTCTATAGATATTGCTTTTATAGCAGCTTCTGCAAGCGATGATTATGGTAATGCAAATGGATTTTCAGGACCTAATGCTTGTGGTTCTTTAGGTTATGCAATGATAGACGCTAAAAGTGCTGAAAAGGTTATAGTTATTACAGATACATTAGTTGATTTTCCCTGTGTACCCGCTTCTATATCACAACATGAAGTTGATTATGTTGTTGTAGTAGATGAAATAGGAGATAGTGCATCAATTGGAAAAGGGGCAGCAAGGGTTACTAAGAATCCTAGAGATCTATTAATAGCTAAAAATACTGCAAATGTTATTGCAAATTGTGGTTACTTTAATGATGGTTTTACATTTTTAACAGGAGTTGGAGCAACATCTATAGCATGTATTCAATTCTTAAGAGAGAAAATGATAGAAAAAAATATTAAAGCTGGGGCAGCTATTGGTGGTATTCCAGCTGCAGTAGTAAAACTTCATGAGGAAGGTTTAGTTAAAGTAGTTGAAGCTGTTCAATGTTTTGATGCAGAATCAGCTAAAGCTTTAGGACAAAGTAATACTATTTGCGAATGTGATAATAATGTATACTCTAATGTTCATAACAAAGGAAATATGGTTAATAAAGTGGATATTGGAATATTAGCCGCACTGGAGGTAGATACTGACTTTAATGTTAATATACTTACTGGATCTAGTGGAGAAATGTTGGGAGGTCTTGGTGGTGGACCTGATGTTGCTGCTGGTGCACAGGTTTCTATTGTAACAATTCCACTATTTAGAGGAAGAACACCATCTATAGTTAAAAAAGTATTTACTTTATGTACACCAGGAGAAACTGTGGCATTAGTTGTAACAGAGTTAGGAGTTTCGATTAATCCAAAGCATAAAAATTATGAGTTTTTAAAAGAAAATTTAAGTAAATCTAATATAAAAATTATACCAATTGAAGATTTGCAGCAAATGGCAGAAGAAATTACAGGAACACCAAAACCTATCGAATGTACAGATAAAGTTGTTGCTGTTGTTGAATATAGAGATGGAACAGTTATTGATGTAATAAGACAAATAAAAAAATAG
- the citG gene encoding triphosphoribosyl-dephospho-CoA synthase CitG, which translates to MTEITKGKVCIKLSEFAVESMLYEVACYPSFGLVSPISSGSHTDMDFFTFINSTTCLAPFMYEFANKSYNSEKPKDVFREIRLLGIKAEKLMYKKTKNVNTHKGMIFTLGLCVAAASKCIYNKRDFTYIKNTIKNMTTGIVEKELYNIRHENLSNGEKTFLKYGHTGIRGEAEAGFPIIFDLALHTYEGCYDLSENDRLVQTLITIMQYTEDSTILYRHNADILKEVQGICKYIIEIGGMYSERGRQNINAYSNNFENRNISPGGSADLLACTVFLSKVKKLFFSKL; encoded by the coding sequence ATGACTGAAATTACAAAAGGAAAAGTATGTATTAAATTAAGTGAATTTGCAGTAGAATCTATGCTTTACGAGGTTGCATGTTACCCTTCGTTTGGTCTTGTATCACCTATATCTAGCGGATCTCATACAGATATGGATTTTTTCACTTTCATTAATAGTACAACTTGTTTAGCACCATTTATGTATGAATTCGCCAATAAATCTTATAATAGTGAAAAACCTAAGGATGTATTTAGAGAAATTAGATTACTTGGTATAAAAGCAGAAAAGTTAATGTATAAAAAAACAAAAAATGTCAATACACATAAAGGTATGATTTTTACATTAGGTTTATGTGTAGCTGCAGCTTCCAAATGCATTTATAATAAAAGAGATTTTACTTACATTAAAAATACTATAAAAAATATGACAACTGGTATAGTAGAAAAAGAATTGTACAATATAAGGCATGAAAATCTTTCAAATGGGGAAAAAACTTTTTTAAAATATGGACATACGGGTATAAGAGGAGAAGCAGAAGCAGGATTCCCTATTATTTTTGACTTAGCATTACATACTTATGAAGGTTGTTATGATTTAAGTGAAAATGATAGGTTAGTTCAGACATTAATTACAATTATGCAATATACAGAGGACAGCACTATATTATATAGACACAATGCTGATATATTAAAGGAAGTTCAAGGAATTTGCAAATATATTATAGAAATTGGAGGCATGTACTCTGAAAGAGGTAGGCAAAATATTAATGCATATTCTAATAATTTTGAAAATAGGAATATAAGTCCTGGAGGAAGTGCTGATTTATTAGCTTGTACTGTTTTTTTAAGTAAAGTTAAAAAATTATTTTTTAGTAAATTGTAA
- the citX gene encoding citrate lyase holo-[acyl-carrier protein] synthase, translating to MEVSNNFVENFLRDRDKRVEYQKKLSNKYHKSIVCIRVNFPGINKDNVTSRKINEIIYNILTGMIKDKIIYENSFVTLEGPISILVVNEKSNQLKENCLQIEEYHPLGRIVDIDVYDENYKGLSRVSFGRMPRRCYLCDELAVVCSRTKRHPETEIVSFIERSLWEYEYNIENNDYNTV from the coding sequence ATGGAAGTTAGTAATAATTTCGTTGAGAACTTTTTAAGAGATAGGGATAAGAGGGTAGAATATCAGAAAAAATTGAGTAATAAGTATCATAAATCCATTGTATGTATTAGAGTCAATTTTCCAGGAATAAATAAGGACAATGTTACATCAAGAAAAATTAATGAAATAATATATAATATTCTAACTGGTATGATTAAAGACAAAATAATATATGAAAATTCATTTGTGACACTTGAAGGACCAATATCCATTTTAGTTGTCAATGAAAAATCAAATCAATTGAAAGAAAATTGCCTGCAAATAGAAGAATATCATCCGTTAGGGAGAATAGTTGACATTGATGTATACGATGAAAACTATAAAGGATTAAGTAGAGTTAGTTTTGGTAGAATGCCAAGGAGATGTTACTTATGTGATGAATTAGCAGTTGTTTGTTCTAGAACTAAAAGGCATCCAGAAACAGAAATAGTATCCTTTATTGAGAGAAGTTTATGGGAATATGAGTATAATATTGAGAATAATGATTATAATACCGTTTAA